taagtgttaaaaaaaatacaataatatttttatgatatgaatgaatgattAATTTTATCCTgtcaattaataataattatgtgcacctccgttaaattttatatttatagtatgatttaaacattaaaatatcaTAAATATCATAGTACATTTCTAATTTTATCTTCTATCATTCACacattaaaaaacaaataatatcatATTTCCAATTAGAATTGTGTTAAATGGAAATATTcagttatatgtttttttttactttaacatTTACTCTACTATTCAAATCACATAAAGATAGATCTAAAATAGACAtcataatatttgttttaaaggAATATTTTGCttgtttataataaattattaaactgATTGTAAAAAccgaaaattaaattattaaatcaaataagataatattattaaattctcctcttttggtttgagttgacatgaaacaagaacaagaacaatgaCAAATTGTGAAACATCCAAATCTCATGCTCCTCACCACTCTACATCGCTCCAACTTCTCCCCCAACTCATTTTCTCACCTTTCACACCCCCATTTTCAGGTTGGAACCTCTCTCTCACTTTCTCTCCCGGGTCACTCTCTCTGCAATCCGTTAATCACACTTCAAGACCACCCATCTTTATTTTCATGTAAATTTCGCAACTTTTCTTATCTGGGTATCGTAAAAATTTCATCTTTATTATTCCCTATTCATTTATCATATAGTTgtgaaaatttgtttttttttggtgaTTGATAATGAAACTGTTATACTGAAAAATTGTTTATTTGtgattcatttttataaaaaCTGAATCTTTGtttatttgctgtttttgtttttggtggtgtgtttagtgaagcaaaatgagAAGAACTTGCTGAGATTGAAGGGTTTGTGACTGTGATGGAGTTTCATACTTATTGTCATTTGAATATTTGGAGGGTATGTACAAAAATGAGAATCTGGACCGTTTTTTTACTCCTTCTGTTACTGAAGAGTGATGTTATTGTTGTGTATTGTGGTTCGGGTTACTCGGTTGGTCTTGGAAGCTATGACATTACTGGTCCTGCTGCTGATGTTAACTTGATGGGGTATGCTAAAATAGAACAAGTTGCATCTGGTATTCACCTTAGGCTCCGTGCTCGTGCTTTCGTTGTAGCGGCGTCGAAGGGTAATAGGGTTGTGTTTGTGAACCTTGATGCTTGTATGGGTTCGCAGATTGTGACAACTAAAGTGATTGAGAGGCTGAAAGCAAGGTAGAGTTAGTATGATTAGGTTGTAACTGATGTTTTGTTTTGATCTGAAATAGTCGCGGTGTTGATTTCAttaatttgttttgtttgacaGATATGGTGAGATGTATACGGAAAAGAATGTAGCTATTAGCGGAACTCACACTCACGCGGGTCCTGGGGGTTATCttcaatattttttgtatattataaCATCTTATGGATTTGTGCGTCAGTCGTTTGATGTTATTGTCGATGGAATTGAGAAAAGTATTATTCAGGCTCATGAAAATCTCCGTCCCGGATCAATATTTGTTGATGAAGGAGAGCTTTTAGATGCCGGTGTGAACCGTAGTCCTAGTGCTTATCTCAATAATCCTGCTTCGGAGAGAAGCAAATATAAGTATGATGTTGATAAAGAAATGACTCTTTTAaagtttgttgatgatgaaagGGGACCTGTTGGAAGCTTCAGTTGGTTTGCTACTCACCCGACTTCAATGGGCCGTAGAAACTCGTTAATCAGCGGGGATAATAAAGGTGCGGCTTCACGGTTTATGGAAGATTGGTTTGAGGAAAAAGATTCTGGAAGAATGGATTCTGATGTAGTCGGAAATGATGGCTTGCCTCAAAGAATCTCAAATATAGTTCCCGGACTTCGTGATAATCGTATGTTACTTACATTTTGCTTTTAGGTATAATGCCAATATTGATGAAATCATTAGCTTCTTTTCCATTATAGATTTTCTAAGCaaaataagttgttttcataTGCTCTCCTAAACATTCTCATAAGTGTTTATATCTGTAGATAAGCTCAATTAAGTCAATCCAAACAAGCTCCTAATATTCTCATAAGTGTTTTTATCAGTTGTTAAACTCGTTAAAAGTACATTGATGCAGATCATGAATTACTGGAACTTGCTTCGTCTTTCCAGTCTCCTCCTGGTAGATCAGTTACCAAAAGTTCGAGTGTTACCAGACGGGTGAGAGGTGCTCCTAGGAATGACGACAAGCCTCGATTTGTAGCTGCATTCTGCCAATCGAATTCTGGAGACGTCAGTCCAAATGTTCTTGGAGCTTTTTGCTTAGACACTGGACTACCTTGTGACTTCAATCATAGTACATGTGGAGGGAGGAATGAATTCTGCTATGGCCAAGGACCTAGGTAATTGTCATCATGTTCTGGTTTACGGAAGTGCATGAAAATGTTTAAAATTCGTATGAAATCACTAATTTGCGTCAAATAACTTATGTGAGTATGTGACAGTTATCCGGATGAATTTGAAAGTACCCGTATTATAGGGGAAAGGCAATTTAGAAAAGCAGCGGATCTCTTCAATGCAGCAGCCGAAGAGATTGAAGGGGAGGTTGATTTTCGACATGCCTATATAGATTTCTCCAAACTTGAGGTGACTATTTCTGATCAAGGAGTTGACAAGGTTGTTAAGACATGCCCTGCTGCAATGGGCTTTGCATTTGCTGCCGGAACAACTGATGGACCTGGATCTTTTGATTTTAAGCAAGGTGACGATAAGGTAATTAATGTTTTATACCTCATGTTTGCCTATTAATTTTTATGACTTGTAGTTTTACGGTCTATttgaattgacttatttgagtttatctaGTAATAGAAACACTTGTGACTGAGTAAGTCTGATTGAGAGAGCTTATGGAAATAACTTATGACAtgttcataagttgttttcaaCTTATTTCCATAAGCTCTTCAAGATACAACAACgacaaccaagccttatcccgCTAAGTGGGGTTGGCTACATTGATCATCTTCCATATAATGTTCTATCCACGACCATATTTCTATCCAAATTGTTAATCTCGagtttttctaggtcttcctctacctctagttgtttgactcCTCTCTATCTGATCTAATGTCCTTACCACATAATCTACAGGTCTGCCCTCTACACGACCAAACTTtcctaagtctattttccaccatctttttTACTATTGGcttgtttgtttcagctttaaaaaaataaattttttctatGTATTtgtgaaaatagatttttcaaaatattacaagttttttctaaaataaaacactaattttgacatcctataatataaatatacattattgaagaagacaaaaacttagtcaaaatcgtaattttttaaaaaaatttgtatttcaaaaatgatttttatgaaaatctatttgaaatagcttcaaaattaagtgattttttgaaattttgatatccaaaattttccccataaatagatgaaataactaaaatcacattttaagaacaactatttaaaccaatttttcatttg
The DNA window shown above is from Vicia villosa cultivar HV-30 ecotype Madison, WI unplaced genomic scaffold, Vvil1.0 ctg.001537F_1_1, whole genome shotgun sequence and carries:
- the LOC131635719 gene encoding neutral ceramidase 1-like; amino-acid sequence: MEFHTYCHLNIWRVCTKMRIWTVFLLLLLLKSDVIVVYCGSGYSVGLGSYDITGPAADVNLMGYAKIEQVASGIHLRLRARAFVVAASKGNRVVFVNLDACMGSQIVTTKVIERLKARYGEMYTEKNVAISGTHTHAGPGGYLQYFLYIITSYGFVRQSFDVIVDGIEKSIIQAHENLRPGSIFVDEGELLDAGVNRSPSAYLNNPASERSKYKYDVDKEMTLLKFVDDERGPVGSFSWFATHPTSMGRRNSLISGDNKGAASRFMEDWFEEKDSGRMDSDVVGNDGLPQRISNIVPGLRDNHHELLELASSFQSPPGRSVTKSSSVTRRVRGAPRNDDKPRFVAAFCQSNSGDVSPNVLGAFCLDTGLPCDFNHSTCGGRNEFCYGQGPSYPDEFESTRIIGERQFRKAADLFNAAAEEIEGEVDFRHAYIDFSKLEVTISDQGVDKVVKTCPAAMGFAFAAGTTDGPGSFDFKQGDDKGSHFWKLVRNLVKTISKKQIDCQHPKPILLDTGEMNIPYEWAPSILPIQILRVGQFVILSLPGEISTMAGRRLRDAVKTVLSNHKDFENVHVVIASLSNAYSQYATTYEEYEVQRYEGASTLYGPHTLNAYIQEFRKLAKALISGEPVESGPLPPDLLDKQVSLLPPVVVDGTPFGVNFGDVSSDVPQNSTFTSGDIVTVSFWSACPRNDLLTEGTYALVEILQGKDTWVPAYDDDDFCLRFKWTRSFKLSPMSKATMEWRIPQGVTPGVYRISHFGAAKGLFGSINHFTGSSSAFVVLV